In Fundidesulfovibrio soli, a single genomic region encodes these proteins:
- a CDS encoding flagellar hook-length control protein FliK, translating to MQILPSSIARLGFVPKDSSLSGTSSVSAADMFAGLLNSYKMSSSAIVDDALGTPLPGKDPFSQPSTELESARSTAGDPLRDVKMTREDILELAPKLEAAGVPKSKMDELTAMAESPKGITWGQFTHEVEQATVSKSVKKEELSDQDRQTLASLFTHMGFSEPKAKELTEALANGRTEHVWRQVSAQLSEQGASGSFSMSRDEMATLAKALRLPQEARDRLATLGAKVEGADLSGAGLKTMLAAVQQEVTAQKGQADAGLQPVRQVLEQAMAQAKDKAGTAAKAEADKVQPAGVRASSLLKDPQDLGAGKDDSSKVAAADAKAQAPSGTPGANAAGAKPGVQPGAQAGNQTGNQATGQQNQQFSGKGAGDQAVADLGGKIRTESGASPNGASLFGLGQPGQVAAGAAQARTADPQAARAQASQLLEQVEAGVFRNMGQGVKQLTLELTPEGLGKLNVVLTVKGKEVQAMIKADTPEAEKMLSENLGQLKKSLEDQGLSVAKLEVQHKAAQDAGLGQQWAGGSEKHNEFQQRRDALERLRANTLLSSGGESLAQQMQSVGAEAKITQRGLDIVA from the coding sequence ATGCAAATCCTTCCCAGTTCGATCGCCCGCCTTGGGTTCGTCCCCAAGGATTCATCCCTCTCAGGGACCTCCTCCGTGAGCGCCGCCGACATGTTCGCCGGGCTGCTCAACAGCTATAAGATGAGCTCCAGCGCCATCGTGGACGACGCCCTGGGCACCCCCCTGCCCGGCAAGGACCCGTTCTCCCAGCCGTCCACGGAGCTCGAGAGCGCCCGCTCCACGGCGGGCGACCCCCTTCGCGACGTGAAGATGACCCGCGAGGACATCCTGGAGTTGGCGCCCAAGCTCGAAGCGGCGGGCGTCCCCAAGAGCAAGATGGACGAACTCACCGCCATGGCCGAGAGCCCCAAGGGCATCACCTGGGGCCAGTTCACCCACGAGGTGGAGCAGGCCACGGTGTCCAAGTCGGTGAAGAAGGAAGAACTCTCCGACCAGGACCGCCAGACCCTGGCCTCCCTGTTCACGCACATGGGCTTCAGCGAACCCAAGGCCAAGGAGCTCACCGAGGCCCTGGCCAACGGGCGCACGGAACACGTCTGGCGGCAGGTCTCGGCCCAGCTCTCCGAGCAGGGGGCTTCCGGCAGTTTCAGCATGTCCCGCGATGAGATGGCCACCCTGGCCAAGGCCCTGCGCCTGCCCCAGGAGGCCCGCGACCGGCTGGCCACCCTGGGCGCCAAGGTGGAGGGGGCCGACCTCTCCGGCGCCGGACTGAAGACCATGCTCGCGGCCGTGCAGCAGGAAGTGACCGCCCAGAAGGGCCAGGCCGATGCCGGGCTCCAGCCCGTGCGCCAGGTGCTCGAGCAGGCCATGGCCCAGGCCAAGGACAAGGCCGGGACGGCCGCCAAGGCCGAGGCCGACAAGGTGCAGCCCGCCGGGGTGCGGGCCTCCTCCCTGCTCAAGGACCCGCAGGACCTGGGCGCCGGCAAGGACGACTCCTCCAAAGTGGCGGCGGCCGACGCCAAGGCCCAGGCCCCTTCCGGGACACCCGGCGCCAACGCGGCCGGGGCCAAGCCCGGAGTCCAGCCCGGGGCGCAGGCGGGCAACCAGACTGGCAACCAGGCTACAGGCCAGCAGAACCAGCAATTCTCCGGCAAGGGCGCCGGGGATCAGGCCGTGGCCGACTTGGGCGGCAAGATCCGCACCGAGAGCGGGGCAAGCCCCAACGGCGCGTCCCTTTTCGGCCTTGGCCAGCCCGGCCAGGTCGCGGCGGGCGCGGCCCAGGCCCGCACCGCCGACCCCCAGGCCGCGCGTGCCCAGGCCAGCCAGCTGCTCGAGCAGGTGGAGGCGGGCGTGTTCAGGAACATGGGCCAGGGCGTGAAGCAGCTCACCCTGGAGCTGACACCCGAGGGGCTGGGCAAGCTCAACGTTGTGCTCACTGTGAAGGGCAAGGAAGTGCAGGCCATGATCAAGGCCGACACGCCCGAGGCCGAAAAGATGCTCTCGGAGAACCTGGGCCAGCTCAAGAAGAGCCTGGAGGACCAGGGCCTCTCCGTGGCCAAGCTCGAGGTGCAGCACAAGGCCGCGCAGGACGCGGGCCTGGGCCAGCAGTGGGCGGGCGGCTCCGAGAAGCACAACGAGTTCCAGCAGCGCCGGGACGCCCTGGAGCGCCTGCGCGCCAACACGCTTCTTTCCTCCGGCGGGGAGTCTTTGGCCCAGCAGATGCAGAGTGTGGGTGCAGAGGCAAAAATTACCCAGCGCGGCTTGGACATAGTGGCCTAG